One window from the genome of Podospora pseudocomata strain CBS 415.72m chromosome 6, whole genome shotgun sequence encodes:
- a CDS encoding hypothetical protein (COG:M; COG:W; EggNog:ENOG503P0QV): MVQVYTLLFIMQTRSRSVWRASATLLSVLAMLPSPIMADIKRAEPKALGEVLAGNEELSTYYSLIKKNPDILLQLPHSGGVTLIAPSNEAFNKTQSLNLEDSNLITSLLQYHILPLSVNVSSLEPGPSYLFPTLLTSSNYTNVTAGQNILLSRQHDDTTVVTSGLGTRSTFFESPDQDIPFTGGFIQIVDTLLVPPSRLEITARDAYKDLTSFLGALYKSGLSPALSSQKDITILAPRNAAFQSIASALDPLSREDLATVLKYHIIPDKVLSSSDLSALGNSTGSSLATLLGADSRAHKVTVSRAGNNIFFNSAQLLQSDILLANGVIHIIDNVLNPDEFAEVPDLEAKSQTPVFQVSKGAETRTGTRVPAPFTTWLPCTTDCPEPTVDANTQRTATTTGRNGVNSQTSSGMGAQVTAVAGILGAVGVGVIGMGVM, encoded by the exons ATGGTTCAGGTCTACAcactcctcttcatcatgcagacaaggtcaagatcgGTATGGAGGGCTTCAGCCACTCTACTCAGTGTACTGGCGATGCTACCATCGCCGATTATGGCCGATATCAAACGGGCAGAGCCAAAGGCTTTGGGAGAGGTCCTCGCAGGCAATGAAGAGCTCTCGACATACTACAGTTTGATCAAG AAAAACCCGGACATTCTTTTGCAGCTCCCTCACTCGGGCGGCGTGACT CTTATCGCCCCGTCGAACGAAGCCTTCAACAAGACCCAATCCTTAAACCTGGAAGACTCCAACCTtatcacctccctcctccaataCCATattctccccctctcagTCAACGTCTCCTCTCTCGAACCCGGACCTTCCTACCtcttccccaccctcctcacctcctccaactaCACAAACGTCACCGCAGGCCaaaacatcctcctctcccgccagcACGACGACACAACCGTCGTCACCTCTGGCCTCGGCACCCGCTCCACTTTCTTCGAGTCCCCCGATCAAGACATCCCCTTCACAGGCGGCTTCATCCAGATAGTCGACACCCTTCTcgtccccccctcccggcTAGAAATCACCGCCCGAGATGCCTACAAAGACCTCACCTCCTTTTTGGGGGCTCTCTACAAGTCCGGCCTATCGCCCGCCCTCTCGTCCCAAAaagacatcaccatcctcgcccccCGCAACGCCGCCTTCCAGTCCATCGCCTCCGCCCTCGACCCCCTGTCCAGGGAGGACCTCGCCACCGTCCTCAAGTACCACATCATCCCCGACAAagtcctctcctcctctgacCTGTCTGCCCTCGGCAACTCGACCGGTTCGTCCCTGGCAACGCTCCTCGGCGCCGACAGCAGGGCACACAAAGTCACCGTCTCCAGAGCAGGCAACAacatcttcttcaactcgGCGCAGCTCCTCCAGTCGGATATCTTGCTTGCCAACGGGGTCATCCACATCATCGACAATGTCCTGAATCCGGATGAGTTCGCCGAGGTGCCCGACCTGGAAGCCAAATCCCAAACCCCCGTGTTCCAGGTCAGCAAGGGCGCCGAGACGCGCACGGGGACGAGGGTGCCGGCGCCGTTTACCACCTGGCTGCCCTGCACCACTGACTGTCCTGAACCGACTGTGGACGCAAACACACAAAGGACGGCGACGACAACTGGAAGAAACGGAGTGAACAGCCAGACTAGCAGTGGAATGGGTGCCCAAGTGACGGCTGTAGCAGGCATCTTGGGCGCCGTGGGCGTGGGCGTGATTGGAATGGGGGTAATGTGA
- a CDS encoding hypothetical protein (CAZy:GT2_Glyco_trans_2; COG:S; EggNog:ENOG503NXB8), which translates to MGIGNYFKAEKPGKSEEAQQQQQVQQLQPPQPRRGSRQHGHQQGQSSVSEKPPSERLTHNEHELQLPTPRGSSRPQSVSGRSIKSTGSSMFLDDIKHEVMVNYLYQQQCSHLWVSDGSGEIEGVLLRKSRGQYMACPPSLGNSPFAMACAALNVQCAMTVNSRVIKTFLAWSPDAVDVPLMNGLRVQILPTIDDLPRARKHQFAAFVASEGLLIVWDDEALHLVERARGIEKELMDLVWKAGAEEDEEEKGGLPIPVEAEVDEESGELKPEKRPVHLLNTYLVSLTLILVTVSLGAAFRQLAIEVSVDNNYTRLALVALFPVQIFFTLFFAQVIVGCLAQIFGPIRQLTINSKFYSARPPPRLQAAILPHVTVQCPVYKEGLNGVIAPTVKSIKQAMSTYELQGGSANMFINDDGLQLISEEDRRARIEFYADHSIGWVARPKHGENGFTRKGKFKKASNMNFALMISCKVEEKLEQIQRTPDWSQHDEAMAYERALKEVLEADGRAWADGNIRVGDYILLIDSDTRVPADCLLDAVSEMELSPDVGIMQFSSGVMQVVHTYFENGITFFTNLIYSAIRYTVSNGDVAPFVGHNAILRWSAIQQVSYEDEDGYEKFWSESHVSEDFDMSLRLQCNGYIIRLAAWAGEGFKEGVSLTVYDELARWEKYAYGCNELLFHPIRMWIWKGPFTPLFRRFLFSNIRFTSKITVVSYIGTYYAIGAAWIMTSVNYFLMGWFNGYLDKYYVDSWQVWFSIIIVFNGLGNIALAVMRYRVGERNILYAIFENFKWTFLLAIFLGGLSLHVSQALLAHMFEIDMTWGATSKEAEFSNFFIEVPKVLKKFKFSMLFASLFIAGMVILAVAPFIPYSWHITDFVAILPMATVAASHLLLPLALNPALMTFSW; encoded by the exons ATGGGTATCGGCAACTACttcaaggccgagaagccCGGCAAGTCGGAGGAggcacaacagcagcagcaagtaCAGCAACTCCAGCCCCCACAACCACGTCGAGGCTCGAGACAACATGGacaccaacaaggccaaTCATCCGTCTCAGAGAAGCCGCCATCAGAAAGGTTGACTCACAATGAGCACGAACTTCAGCTTCCCACACCGCGGGGGAGCTCGAGACCACAGTCAGTATCAGGTCGGTCCATCAAGTCAACAGGTAGCTCCATGTTCCTGGATGACATCAAGCACGAGGTCATGGTAAACTACCTTTACCAGCAGCAGTGCTCGCACTTGTGGGTATCAGATGGCAGCGGCGAGATTGAGGGCGTGCTGTTGCGCAAGTCAAGAGGACAGTACATGGCCTGCCCGCCATCACTTGGAAACTCCCCATTCGCCATGGCTTGCGCTGCGCTCAATGTTCAG TGCGCCATGACTGTCAACTCCAGAGTTATCAAGACCTTTTTGGCCTGGTCGCCCGATGCCGTTGATGTGCCATTGATGAACGGCTTGCGCGTTCAGATTCTTCCCACTATTGACGACCTGCCACGTGCCAGAAAGCACCAGTTCGCCGCTTTTGTTGCCTCCGAGGGCCTCCTGATTGTGTGGGACGACGAGGCGCTACACCTGGTGGAGAGAGCGAGGGGTATCGAGAAGGAGCTGATGGACTTGGTCTGGAAGGCTGGcgctgaggaagatgaggaggaaaagggtGGACTTCCCATCCCTGTGGaggccgaggttgatgaggagagcgGAGAGTTGAAGCCCGAGAAGAGACCAGTCCATTTGCTCAACACCTATCTCGTCAGCTTGACCCTCATTCTGGTCACCGTCTCTCTGGGCGCCGCCTTCCGACAGCTCGCCATTGAGGTTTCGGTCGACAACAACTACACCCGCTTGGCCCTCGTCGCCTTGTTCCCAGTTCAGATCTTCTTCACGCTCTTCTTCGCTCAGGTTATCGTCGGTTGCCTGGCTCAAATCTTTGGTCCGATCCGCCAGctcaccatcaactccaAGTTTTACTCTGCGCGCCCACCTCCGAGACTGCAGGCGGCCATCCTGCCACACGTGACGGTCCAGTGCCCCGTCTACAAGGAGGGTCTCAACGGTGTCATTGCGCCCACCGTCAAGTCCATCAAGCAGGCCATGTCGACATATGAACTGCAGGGTGGATCTGCCAACATGTTCATCAACGATGATGGCCTTCAGCTGATCTCGGAAGAAGACCGCCGCGCCCGCATCGAGTTCTACGCCGACCACAGCATTGGTTGGGTTGCCCGTCCCAAGCACGGCGAGAATGGTTTCACTCGCAAGGGCAAGTTCAAGAAGGCTTCTAACATGAACTTTGCCCTCATGATCTCGTGCaaggtcgaggagaagctcgagcaGATTCAGCGCACCCCGGATTGGTCTCAGCACGATGAAGCGATGGCCTACGAGCGTGCTCTCAAGGAGGTCCTCGAGGCCGATGGCCGCGCCTGGGCTGATGGTAACATCCGTGTTGGTGATTATATCCTGCTGATTGACTCTGATACCCGTGTCCCCGCCGATTGCCTGCTTGACGCTGTCTCCGAGATGGAGCTCTCTCCCGATGTCGGCATCATGCAATTCTCGTCCGGTGTCATGCAGGTCGTCCACACCTACTTCGAGAACGGCATtaccttcttcaccaacctcatctACAGCGCTATTCGGTACACTGTCTCTAACGGTGATGTCGCCCCCTTTGTCGGTCACAATGCCATTCTCCGCTGGTCCGCTATTCAGCAGGTCTCgtatgaggatgaggatgggtaCGAAAAGTTCTGGTCCGAAAGCCACGTGTCGGAAGATTTCGACATGTCTCTGCGTCTCCAGTGCAATGGTTACATCATTCGTCTCGCTGCGTGGGCCGGTGAAGGGTTCAAGGAAGGTGTATCACTTACCGTGTACGATGAGTTGGCCCGTTGGGAAAAGTATGCCTATGGTTGCAACGAGCTGCTCTTCCACCCTATTCGCATGTGGATCTGGAAAGGGCCATTCACGCCTCTCTTTCGCCGCTTCCTGTTCTCCAACATTCGCTTCACCTCCAAGATCACCGTCGTTTCTTACATCGGTACCTATTACGCCATCGGCGCTGCCTGGATCATGACCAGCGTCAACTACTTCCTCATGGGCTGGTTCAACGGGTACCTCGACAAGTACTATGTCGACTCGTGGCAGGTTTGGttctccatcatcattgTGTTCAACGGACTGGGCAACATCGCCCTGGCTGTCATGAGATACCGTGTCGGCGAGCGCAACATTCTGTACGCCATCTTTGAGAACTTCAAGTGGACCTTCTTGCTGGCCATCTTCTTGGGTGGTCTCTCGCTGCACGTGTCGCAGGCCCTGCTGGCCCACATGTTTGAGATCGACATGACATGGGGTGCCACCAGcaaggaggccgagttcTCCAACTTCTTCATCGAAGTGCCCAAGGTGCTCAAGAAG TTCAAATTCTCAATGCTTTTCGCCTCGCTCTTCATTGCCGGCATGGTCATCCTCGCCGTTGCGCCCTTTATTCCTTACAGCTGGCACATCACCGACTTCGTGGCCATCCTTCCCATGGCGACCGTCGCGGCATCGCATCTGTTGCTGCCGCTTGCTCTCAACCCAGCGCTGATGACCTTCTCGTGGTAA